A DNA window from Primulina tabacum isolate GXHZ01 chromosome 12, ASM2559414v2, whole genome shotgun sequence contains the following coding sequences:
- the LOC142520243 gene encoding uncharacterized protein LOC142520243, with protein MIPRQGPSQTDVYDKFRRLNPPEFMESTDSAVAEEWIKSLESIFCYLHMEDADKVTCAIFLLTKHARIRWESARVALPTIPLTWETFQTVFYNKYFSKDARAKKASDFLNLKQGTTSMTEYILQFEAGVQYVPYIAQDDTSKGEHFMRGLRYEIKRDVRMLKVVTYGEIVERALMAQHDEQGIDRDRQQRRQQYFQRSQAKGQSKKTDSKGTRPEEPRDNGPPPR; from the coding sequence ATGATACCTAGACAAGGGCCTAGTCAAACAGATGTATATGACAAATTTCGACGTCTGAATCCTCCTGAATTCATGGAAAGCACTGATTCGGCAGTAGCAGAAGAATGGATTAAATCATTGGAGTCCATCTTCTGCTACCTACACATGGAAGATGCAGACAAAGTAACTTGTGCCATCTTTTTATTAACAAAACATGCAAGAATAAGGTGGGAGAGTGCAAGGGTAGCGTTACCTACGATACCATTGACATGGGAAACTTTCCAAACCGTGTTTTACAACAAGTATTTCAGTAAAGATGCACGAGCTAAGAAAGCTAGTGATTTCCTTAATTTGAAGCAAGGAACTACGTCCATGACTGAATATATACTACAATTCGAGGCTGGGgtccaatatgtaccatatattgcacAGGATGACACAAGTAAGGGCGAACACTTCATGCGAGGACTTCGCTATGAAATTAAACGAGATGTACGAATGTTGAAAGTTGTTACCTATGGGGAGATAGTGGAAAGAGCACTTATGGCTCAACATGATGAACAAGGCATTGACAGAGACAGACAACAGCGAAGGCAGCAGTACTTTCAAAGGAGCCAAGCAAAAGGACAAAGCAAAAAGACCGATAGTAAAGGTACTCGACCAGAGGAACCCCGTGATAATGGTCCCCCTCCACGGTAA